aatttaaagccctagatcagtttttggagcttcatttactccatttacaaccaccaaagctcatccacttcaattctagagagagtgtgtgattcaagtgtgagaaagctcaaatagaagaagaagaagcttgttttgggttagagctcgagcattaaagttgttcatctcctcatttgctacgttttgattgtggtggtaagtcctaaacttgatttccttagtttaatgtgtttaagggttagggtttgggctagtgacgaacataaaacccatttgttaatgaTTTGTGGGTTTtttggtaagtttgggtcatgagggctCAAGtttgggttttgaaatgttaaatgtgtttatgagtcttaaattggttagttaaccactagcacacctagatgttatgtaaatgggtgctatttgagtatgtggtgacccgaatgggtgtggaaacctcgaatgggtaaaacgggtctttgatgacctaagttgttttgttagtgtgaaaatgagataacattgtgattatatgtgtattaagatcataaatggctagggttagggtttttggcgaagttgacccaatattagggttaagtgtgcaaatgggtcggaattgcaccatgggtcaaaatgacctaaggATGGTGAGTGAGTGTTGACccacttgaatgaatgattgatatatatgcataatgtaataggtacgttaccttgaagccgcgagcttggtttattgattcaccaaaggcgtaaggtgagtggaataattatgcgtgtccgtatataatgtatttatttgtgttgtatgaatgtggcattgtcgcgttattcaagacaccacattctaagtaacgagtagtattgtcgcggtgtttaagacactactcattggttgattgacatgtggatgccgcggtgttcaaggcaccacattgtcatgggagtggatgtcgcggtgttcaaggcaccactcattgttttgattgacatgtggattcgtcgcgttgttcaagatgccacattgtcatgggggtgagtgagtcgtgttgttcaagacatcacccgggaaattagtgattacgcggtgtttaagtaacactaatggatgttatgaactccgacggtcttttaagtaccgttcccttattcgtttggttaaccatggttgtacgaattttgtgttagcatatttaattatgaactatatgctattggtattgctagctcattgtgaattgcggttattggtatatgcataatgttttgcatggttgtagaATTGCTAGCCCGtgtatggtattgtgtaagtgatgcaagtaagtaggttatatatgtatacgtataattattgcattcactaagcgttagcttaccctctcgttgtttacctttttaggctccggcgtggacaaagacaaaggtattcggttggattagtggtctcccgcttgttttgataggggatgcttttgggtgtttagcttttggaagtttgaccgagattgggtagtttaaccccaaacaccgtgctctagttgtcgtttggaacttaaactctaatggtcgaaacttgtatttttgaacgaaacgcgtaattcgggccgatgtgggcccggtgatgtaaaacttgttttgatgatgaaaacctcttagtttattatattgtgttatgttgtgaaaaggttttcgtttaaaagtgttgggaagcgggatttccgctcgtgtaagttggacccggggacagcagctggaaggcaaactggacgccgtccagatctgctggacgtcgtcccacccttcattgctggacgccgtccagatatctaGACGTCGTCCAGAtatctagacgccgtccagatgtgctgcaccagaattttttttttttttttttgtagtgtgtttttggtaaagcgaagtcgggttgttacaaagcactagacgaagatgttgctcatgttcttcttcgcttttggagtagatgaggatatcatctatgaagacgataatgaacttatccaggtatggcttgcagacacgattcatgagatccataaacacggcaggtgcgttggttaaaccgaatggcatcacgagaaactcataatgaccataacgggttctgaacgcagtcttcatcacatcgctttctttcaccctcaactggtgataaccggatcgcaaatcgatcttagagtaaacgctcgatccttgtagttgatcaaaaagatcgtcaattctgggaagaggataccgattcttgatcgtcaatttgttgagttcacggtagtcgatacacatgcggaatgatctgtccttcttcacaaataaaacaggtgcgccccaaggcgagaaacttggttggataaatccacggtctagcagttcttgtaattgactctgcaactcttgcatttcggaaggtgcgagtcgataaggtgcgcgagctacgggtgcagctcctggcactaaatcgatctgaaactctactgctctcggtggcggtaatccaggcaattcttccggaaagacatcggaaaattcgttcacaattcgtacgtcatccacgctcttcacctcggtttctaacgttttcacatgtgctagaacagcaagacgtcctttcttcatgatcttttgcgctttcatgcaactaatgagattcagtttcgagctacatctctctccgtaaataatcagtggctcaccgtctccgtgtggtatacgaagagctttatctccacagataatgtcagcccttatcttggtcagccagtccataccgacaataacatcaaagcttcccaacttaatgggtatcaagtcaatctcgaaatccacaccagctatgttgataatagctcctcggctaacttggtcaactttctcaagttttccattggctacctctacaagcatactctcctttaaaggaactaacgaccaatttatcttagagcaaaagtgtctacatacataacttctatcggcaccagtatcaaataggacagaagctaatagattgttgatagtgaatatacctgtcaccaagtcggggttctcacgggcatcccttgcgtttacattgaaggctctgccacgcggtggtccgccgtcctttcgcttgttgggacattcatttctgaagtggcccgtctgtccgcattcatagcactttctcggtcccgtggggttcggcttcccagtcatggtggtgatcttgcagtccttgccaatatgtccggtccttttgcacttttcacagacaacattacagtacccggtatggtgcttgtagcacctcttgcactgtggtagagtacccttgtagttggggtttgagccagtgttcgggttggggttcctcccatcgttgtgcctctttgcgggggtttgatcataggctctccccttgttgttgtcccacttacgcttatcactactacccgcttcggattttgccttttccggttcatcgctgataatttggttcattaaggtgtgcgccatgcgcattgcttccgggacatttggtggcttagatgaggtgacatttcccttaatggacttaggaactccctacaagtacctttccatgcgcttaaactccggggtaactatggtaggacacatcagggctaattccagatatctacggttgtaaccatcgagatcgtttcccacaaccttcaactgcccaaactcaatctccattttctggatctctgttcGGGGACAgcactcttcaatcatggcccccttgaattcttcccacggcgtagcatacgcctcgtcaataccctttgcttgagccaatgtgttccaccaggttagtgcgccgtctgacagcgtacacgaggcatacttagttttgtccgtctctgagcagttactaacacgaacacagattctaatttctcaaaccacctagtgagaccaaccggcccctcagtaccactaaagttgtggggcttgcagctttgaaactctttgtatgtgcacccattacgaatgagctggttaactggtggagcttgtgggttcattttcgctaaagctgcgctactcgttcagtgatcatttcctcgatttgtgctgctgtgggcgttgatcttccgttggccattgatgttctaaacaaaaattttgactcaagtcaaaatccagtattcaaataatagtaatacagtatatggtaaccagcatggaatcaacacaacacatgctaattaagtaacgcaaatagattcagataccacaaagtcatcacacggtaacgtaaatagaacactgtgcaagaattaaacaacacaaagttccattcattaataataagttgcatacatccgcataggttcgtacaatacataagtaaaacataaaactacaaatgaggttacataatgaaatctaatacaaatgtcctatggtgatggtgggtgtaggatgtccattacgtgggacatctggtcctcgagctcagctacccgagcacggaggatctccacctctctcgtcagttcctcgacagagggagatggtggggcaggcggtgcagtcggtacgggtggtgctggtggtgcgggtggtgcagatggtccggcaccagaagtagatgctgcgtatcggggagccttacgtatgaatggatcagcaggatacggcacaagccgcttacgggcggtaactctagtcctcagtccatgtgcgttaacggacgatatccctccgttaaccccaggaataacagtaccgtcgaaacgataccgcttcttcggcggggtagagggtggctgcacgggtgcttcctcgggatcctcgtcggaatcctcgtcactggagtcatcagaggatgagtcttcggatgatgagtcgtcgaaaTCATCTGGGGGTAGCTGCACGGGTGACTCTGCTCGGCCAACCATCATCggtcggtatctgaaaggcgggatcggcacgagacatccatcaggaaggcgtcggcaccaatggttatgctcattacggaacggaccttccccaagttccgcgggaatcacagcaccaccggaatggtgctgtggctccgagggtcctgggacaagtggagctggaatctcctgtaggccCTCTGCTCCGTCAGAGGTGACCACTGGGTCGGGTgtatggctactggctccagaggatgaagcgccatagtcactggagggtgtcgacgacgggatctgagaatcggcaaccatggcaggcgaggtggcggatgagtctgtgtcgctctccaaaatgataacaggtggaatatccgacatctgaacaaggaaaaataactttttccatgtcagtaagtcataaagcaagcacgtattaggcaaagtaactacgacagtctagatcatctatagcagtaagtagcatggcaataacgacaagtatcatgcaatcgaaagcagatagtagcatgcagtagtgaaatcatgtagttgcatacgacatatagcagtaaaagtaagcagcagcatgcagcaagttccgcggaaacaagtaaactagcaagttgtagattagtcctattagtgaatcctactcggtccagtctagactcactaatgcaacctaattccctacaaccaatgctctgataccaaatgtgatgccccgtacaaaaccatcgtgtacgaatcatcaacaacaggatcattacaaggtcaactactatatgctgtttcaaaataagtttgcattcatgaataaaggtgacgttttaaccaacgtcaaatgtttaacaaccaaaaatatgcttctacgaatagcaagcaataatagtacgtgacccataggtcgttacaaatacatcgtttcaaaagtaacaaagtttgaatgcaagataaaatgtttcatgcgatgacatctctaataagcgcagcgggagtctacaaggcatgactagtacagcggaagcaagcaaaccttaagcacctgagaaaaacatgcttaaaaacgtcaacacaaaggttggtgagctatagtttaagtataactgtaatgtaaggtaggccacgagatttcagtgcttcaaacagcgtttcaaaacagtatgaaaagtatatgtataaccgtgggcacttggtaactaacttaacgtttataaccccctaaaggtacacttggcgagtgcgtatgtttacgaagtattaaacacccgttaaatgctagcgctactagcccgagtggggatgtcaaaccctatggatccatatctaagattcgcgttcaccggttcaaagaccaatgactaaacgttaccgagctaaggggaaagtttatgccgttgtataacccacacatataataagtttaagtactcgtgcctagtatttaaaacgtaaaatgcgcatgtattctcagtttccaaaatagttaaagtaaaaagggatgctataactcacagtggaaagtagtaaaagtcgatacgcgagaatagtaagcaagtggttggtccgaaaggtcctcaacctaagtcaaaagttactaagtcagtaaatcgttcccaaaggtttaaaagtatgtaaattaggtcttatgtACCatgatcattcatcattaaacaaaaaatgtaaagtaagttttaagtcaagactagggtttaaaacaaaggctgacttcgttcagtcgccacggcctctatacaaactgaaatgaggtgagaccagtggccatggctccgtatatgagtcccctagaggttgaccaatttccagaaccaaactcgtcttcgtttgaccgtggtgacggtttaagtgcgagtaggtcagaaatttcagcacaacgttaatagggtgtagtgactttcgggagaccatagatcctaaaccgtaactcggattaagacgaggtctaaacgaaaaatcatctactcgaaccgaaataactgaaaatcaactttacagtagcccaggtagtctgatcagttccagaaatagtaagtaaaggtgttccggtgggttcttggtgcttgatgctcatcacggttctcatccttgatgcgtatagcttcaagtgtacaactcgttgatgggtttgcatcatcttaaccaaggtttgatcatcataacactagtgtaagtctaagatatgtagcacaactcacttaagagttgtatgtagtttgatgaaccaaagttacatcaagatcttagatccgacacaacatgagttataaaagtaatattaagctacaaacttgaaagtaaactaattaatcaagatcttaagttgtagaacttagatcttagctagatcttaaagatcctagaatagaaagtctagatctagtgttcttaagttagatcctaagttacaaaacttggatctacactttaatgaaaccataagttatgaaacttagattttcaactagtaaaatgtatataagcttgtaagctcttatttacaacaaaattagaagaccataagctatataaacttagatccaacataagtgtttgaagttataactagaaagttatacttccatgttcttgaacttacaaagttaacttttagtttcaagaaatatgagatcaagattaactagtaatacttgaccaaattaacaacatcacaactttaaagtacttacaaaagaaagaattaaactaaagtacaagtattatgttcatgtttgtttcatacttaggaagattcaaatcaaagtttggatcttaggatttaagtctacaaacatgaacacaagtatgataatgaaacttatgaactttaaatcttgaaaacatttaattgtagaaccataaactaacaagtttaggttcttgttcttggttcttcatcaaacaaaagattgaagaaagcaaggttcatggagatgcaaactaggaagtttgatcttgaataataaccaacaaacaacaAACGAAcatcaagtaacaaaacaagtaaatgatgatgatatcttgtACTAGTATTCAGTTTttagaagaaaaagaaagaagaaattaAAGCTTGtttacttacaagttagagagaaaatgagagaaaaatgaaagtgtAAGTAGTGAAGTGTGTGAAATGAAGTGAAACTAGCAAATATGTATCAAAGAAAAATTGAAATGGAGATCCCTACATGGAGCCTAAAGTGGACGGTTTTTGTGGCTTAAAGGGGGAAGTCAAATTTCAACTTTCTAGCATGGGGAGATGGTGAATGCTTGAAGTGGTATTAAAGCTAAATGGCATGGGAATATGGTGTAAGTAAGCATTTAACTAGATTCCTCACTAAGCTAATTAATCTAGTTGTAtcttaatgtaatacttgcataaaacatgggcttacaagtccattaagagagtagggtgggcttccaagtctatttccaataataaaagcccaagtccaagtaagtatgcaattaatcaaataaagcccaagtaattaactagttacattagttaattaaaaatgattaataataattaaccatgaatgtaaataatattcgaaaatattattcgtgtaaagtacgtgtgtcacaaagacaaatcgggcatgtaaagttaaatacggtaacaagtaacacgtataagaacacgtttattaaaacgcaagcattaataataaattattaataattaaacgttggaaaatccagggtcgttacaccattTACACCGGACATGTAAACCACAAGGACCACGAACCTCGAAAATGAACATCAGGGACCATTtaccccatttcatgtaaaccacagggaccatttatcCAATTTTCTCTTATGAAATTGTCAGAATGTTTTTGGTGTGTACAAATGATAGAGTTGAATAACAAATATTTTATTCATATATTCTTTATATTTACACTAGTATATACTCGCGAATTcgcaaaattaataattaattgatAACTATAAGTGGTGTGGTTGAGGTTTGGTGGCGGTCCATTGGACTCGTGGTGGTCTGGTGGTGTTTTGATGGTCTGACGGTGGTCTGGCGGTGTTTCAGCAGTCCAGTGATGTTCCGGTGGTCCGTTTGTTCAATGATCTAATGGGATTCCGGCAGAActggaattgaatttagacacgcgccgtgtctaaattcaattccaattccgtcGGAATCCCATCGGATTCCATGAGCCAAACGGGGCCTTAGTGTATAGATGGAATGGAATGGACGGGGGACGGGATAGAAAGAGAGGAGATTTTCAATGTTAAAAGTTTAACTGGGGAATCAAAAACGACTTTTCCGCCCGAAAACGCGTGTGTGCGTGAAAAATGATCGAGTGAATAGTTTCTATCCCATCAGTGATTTCAAACCCAGCTTTCAAAAAAAACAACCCTTGCACTTTATTAACAGTCAAATAATCCCCTCATCATACAACAAATAATGACCgtgcacttttttttttttttttttggcaaaaatacgaaaactcatatagaaacgaggtcGTTTTCCAAAGGAAAACACCCTCAACAACAAGGTGTACAAAATGACCCCATCTACATGGGTCAAAATTAGTATAGTATGAACTAGCtgataaatgggtcaaaattacccCATCTACATGAACCATGTCATTTGATTTATCAATTCAACAACTGGAGATCATATTAACAACTTAATAAGTGAAAAGAAAAGTCGCAGCAGATTAGACAGCAAAACGGTTTCTTACAAATGTTAGCTTCTACATATATTTGAAGAAACTTACAACCCACAATATGTAACCAAACCAACCACAAATGTAGCTTTAATCGTTGCATGATCACAAGCCAAAAACAGAAACCATAACTTACAAGACGCACTCGCTGTCATCATCAAAAAAGTAGATCCAGCTGACCAACTAACATAACCAACCAAAAAGGATCAACGATCTAAGCACCGTGCAGATAAATCAGCCTATAGTAAGCAAATCATACTTATGGACAGGGCGAATGTAGAGCGTATGGTATGGGGTCCTACGACACCACTCGTGTGAAAAAATTTATACAATGTGCTCTTCAATttgtataatatttttaaaatttatgttttTTAGGTAAACAATCAATAAAGTACCCTTCAAATACAATTAGCTTTTGAAAAAAATTTGTGGGACCCCATTGGGTTTTCATCATGGATTCATTCGTCGCTGCTTGTGGAATTAATAAAGTTTAAAGTAGTAAACATAAGACGATAAAAAGTACTTACATGTTCGTTGAGGTTCTATAAGAATGTAACGACACAAGACTTGCCCTTCGCAGTCGCTTGTAACGCCTTCTTGACCTCTTTTTGTCTGTTTCGATCTCTTACCAGATTCTCACAACTAACTATGACCATCTTTTCGAGAACAAGTGCATTTCGCAAAACACAGTTTAGAAACCGTATTTCCGAATCATACCCACGTAAATTATGAAAACTCAGCGTTTTGAGGCAACACGAAATGCATTTTGGCAGTGATGACCAAACCAAATCCTTTTCGTCAAGGTATATATCGTTGTTGAATCCCTGCACAACGTATTAAATGAAACTGGATCAATATAATCAACTAAACGCCCTCTAAATATCGTTACCATGAGTATGAATGATAAATCCAACCTCGGAAAAACATAGATACTGTAGATTCGGACAGCGACTAAGCAATTTCATCAATGCTTTAAATGTGGGATTACCAATTTCCATAATCAATTCCAAATAAGTCAGGTTCTTGAAAACTGGAAGATGAACGAACAAGTTTCCTGCAAATACAAGAGACTTTACATAAAAGTCAGCATGCAAATTGggtcaaaaagtcaaacattttagtGAATTTATTCAGGACAAAATATAATGAATGGTCCTTGTGGTTTGTATCGGATTACACTCATGGTCCCTGGACTTTTTTCGTCCCAGTGGTTTGCCAGTGATTCCAATGCAAACCAAAGGGGCCATACATCACTAGAAAAAAGTATAGGACCACCAGTGATTTttgatacaaaccacagggaccattcgtGATATTATGTCTTTATTCAAGTACCTCGATAGTATGATCAGATACCCATAAAGACACAACTTTACTGAGTCCATTCAGCAGGTTAATAACATGAGTAGCAACTTCTATTTTTCTCGTGTGTGGGACCGGAACACTAATGTACGCGTTGACCAACGACGATACATCACACAAGACAATCTCGTTCGATGGATACCCTGCGTAATTCATATTCACGAGATTTGATGCATAAATCTCGATCTTACAACCACCGGGCCCATCGGGTGGCCCAAAATACGGCAAGTCATCAATCGTAAACCTTTTTAAAGTTGAACTAGAAATCGTAATGCTTTTCAAGTTCACCCAATCGCAGTCTAATATAACCAACTCTTCAAGAACACGACAACCCATGAAAAGCTTTTGTGTCGTTTCATCATCAGGGAACGTAATTAAAGATAAATGCAACATTTTTAAACACGGAAAGCAGATATTATTCGGGAGCTCGAGAACACAGTTCATTTCTATTTTCAAGCTGGTCAAAATTTGACTACAAAACAATGAACTTGGGAGCACGAACTGATCTTCCACAAACACGCACAGATTTAGCTCTTGAACATTGTGCAGAAGGGCATAAGTAATCCATGAATTAATGCGTAATGCATTGAAGAACACGCGACAAGACAAACGGAACTTGTCAATGTTCGATGCATCGCGTAATAAGAGAACATGTTCTACAAAGTTAACAAAGCAAATCTCATTGTGCGTTTTATTAGCGTGGAATAATGTATCATCGAAGTCCAGATTTGAAACTGATGTCCATAGATATTTCCAACTTTTTGAAAGTATGGAAGTTTTTAGAACTTCTTTTGTTGGAATAAATGATAAGATATAATGATGAATGCAATCGGGAAGTTGGCTTATACGATCATATCTGTCGCGCACATTATGAATTGCATACCGGTCTTGGCCTGTGTTACTCATAATCTCACCTGTATTAAGATttttaaggtttagaaattttcCAAAACAAAAttgagcaaaaatatcacaagATAGTTTAACTTGCTTTAG
This genomic window from Rutidosis leptorrhynchoides isolate AG116_Rl617_1_P2 chromosome 2, CSIRO_AGI_Rlap_v1, whole genome shotgun sequence contains:
- the LOC139891165 gene encoding F-box/LRR-repeat protein At4g14103-like, producing MSNTGQDRYAIHNVRDRYDRISQLPDCIHHYILSFIPTKEVLKTSILSKSWKYLWTSVSNLDFDDTLFHANKTHNEICFVNFVEHVLLLRDASNIDKFRLSCRVFFNALRINSWITYALLHNVQELNLCVFVEDQFVLPSSLFCSQILTSLKIEMNCVLELPNNICFPCLKMLHLSLITFPDDETTQKLFMGCRVLEELVILDCDWVNLKSITISSSTLKRFTIDDLPYFGPPDGPGGCKIEIYASNLVNMNYAGYPSNEIVLCDVSSLVNAYISVPVPHTRKIEVATHVINLLNGLSKVVSLWVSDHTIESLVFAGNLFVHLPVFKNLTYLELIMEIGNPTFKALMKLLSRCPNLQYLCFSEGFNNDIYLDEKDLVWSSLPKCISCCLKTLSFHNLRGYDSEIRFLNCVLRNALVLEKMVIVSCENLVRDRNRQKEVKKALQATAKGKSCVVTFL